A stretch of Rhizobium sp. TH2 DNA encodes these proteins:
- the hslU gene encoding ATP-dependent protease ATPase subunit HslU translates to MTTFTPREIVSELDRYIIGQQDAKRAVAIALRNRWRRQQLTGDLKDEVMPKNILMIGPTGVGKTEISRRLAKLAGAPFIKVEATKFTEVGYVGRDVEQIIRDLVEVGITLVREKKRAEVKAKAHINAEERVLDALVGATASPATRDSFRKKLRANELDDKEIDIEISDTSGGPGFELPGMQGASVGVFNLNDLLGKAMGGRSKKVKTTVKDSYGLLVADESDKLIDSDQINREAVQSAENDGIVFLDEIDKIAARDGGIGAGVSREGVQRDLLPLVEGTTVSTKYGPVKTDHILFIASGAFHVSKPSDLLPELQGRLPIRVELKALTKEDLRRILTETEASLIRQYVALMATEGVKLNFTEDAIDALADVAVKLNSTVENIGARRLQTVMERVLDELSFDAPDQDGQEHQIDAAYVERHVGELAANTDLSRFIL, encoded by the coding sequence ATGACCACCTTTACCCCGCGCGAGATCGTCTCCGAACTCGACCGCTACATTATCGGCCAGCAGGACGCCAAGCGCGCCGTGGCGATCGCGCTCCGCAACCGCTGGCGCCGCCAGCAGCTGACCGGCGACCTCAAGGACGAGGTGATGCCGAAGAACATCCTGATGATCGGACCCACCGGCGTCGGCAAGACCGAGATTTCGCGGCGCCTGGCCAAGCTTGCCGGTGCGCCCTTCATCAAGGTCGAGGCCACCAAGTTCACCGAAGTCGGCTATGTCGGCCGCGATGTCGAGCAGATCATCCGCGATCTGGTCGAAGTGGGCATCACGCTTGTGCGCGAGAAGAAGCGCGCCGAGGTCAAGGCCAAGGCGCATATCAATGCCGAGGAGCGGGTGCTCGATGCGCTGGTTGGCGCCACCGCCTCGCCGGCAACGCGCGACAGTTTCCGCAAGAAGCTGCGCGCCAACGAGCTCGACGACAAGGAGATCGACATCGAAATATCGGATACGTCTGGCGGTCCCGGCTTCGAGCTGCCCGGCATGCAGGGCGCTTCGGTCGGCGTGTTCAACCTCAACGACCTGCTCGGCAAGGCGATGGGCGGGCGTTCGAAGAAGGTCAAGACCACGGTCAAGGACAGCTACGGCCTGCTGGTCGCCGACGAATCCGACAAGCTGATCGATTCCGATCAGATCAACCGCGAGGCCGTGCAGTCGGCCGAGAATGACGGCATCGTCTTCCTCGACGAGATCGACAAGATCGCGGCCCGCGATGGTGGCATCGGCGCGGGCGTGTCACGCGAAGGCGTGCAACGCGACCTGCTGCCGCTGGTCGAAGGCACGACGGTCTCGACCAAGTACGGTCCTGTCAAAACCGATCACATCCTGTTCATCGCATCCGGCGCCTTCCATGTTTCGAAGCCATCCGACCTGCTGCCGGAGCTTCAGGGCCGCCTGCCGATTCGGGTCGAACTCAAGGCGCTGACCAAGGAGGATTTACGCCGCATCCTCACCGAGACCGAGGCCAGCCTGATCCGCCAGTATGTAGCGCTGATGGCGACCGAAGGCGTCAAGCTGAATTTCACCGAGGATGCGATCGACGCGCTGGCCGATGTCGCGGTCAAGCTCAATTCGACGGTCGAGAATATAGGCGCCCGGCGGCTGCAGACGGTGATGGAGCGGGTGCTGGACGAGCTTTCCTTCGACGCGCCTGACCAGGACGGCCAGGAACATCAGATCGACGCGGCCTATGTCGAGCGCCATGTCGGCGAACTGGCGGCCAATACCGACCTGTCGCGGTTTATTCTCTAG
- a CDS encoding DUF1402 family protein, giving the protein MRRFLVTLIALAAFTISTIVPAQAATVVPAGNRNVEQPAVPGASKRRTKAGKTTFDRKYAKVVRLLARDKKLISKIKSIAGQYGIAPIHMVGALVGEHTYNVDAYDRLQSYYVKAAAYSGDKFRFAYEGQSIQQLIALPQFADCASSSGSYELWTCRERVWNKSFRGKNVGGMSYPNNRFSAVFFQPFYAGQTFGLGQINPLTALELSDLVSRVSGYPKLDENDAGEVYASIMDPDKSLAYMAASIKMSIDEYRKIAGVDISGNPGITATLYNTGNPRERAYELKARGAGALPEENYYGWLINDKLAELESLL; this is encoded by the coding sequence TTGCGCCGTTTTCTCGTCACGCTCATCGCCCTCGCTGCATTCACCATCAGCACGATCGTGCCGGCGCAAGCCGCGACCGTGGTACCTGCGGGTAACCGCAATGTGGAGCAGCCGGCGGTGCCCGGTGCCTCCAAGCGCCGCACCAAGGCGGGCAAGACCACGTTCGACCGGAAATATGCCAAGGTCGTCAGGTTGCTCGCCCGCGACAAGAAGCTGATTTCGAAGATCAAGTCGATCGCGGGACAATATGGCATCGCGCCGATCCATATGGTCGGCGCCCTGGTCGGCGAACATACCTACAATGTCGATGCCTATGACCGGCTGCAGTCCTACTACGTGAAGGCGGCCGCCTATTCCGGCGACAAGTTCCGCTTCGCCTATGAGGGCCAGTCGATCCAGCAACTGATCGCGCTGCCGCAATTCGCCGATTGCGCATCCAGTTCCGGCTCCTACGAACTCTGGACCTGCCGCGAGCGGGTGTGGAACAAGTCTTTCCGGGGAAAGAATGTCGGCGGTATGAGCTATCCCAACAATCGCTTCTCGGCGGTCTTCTTCCAGCCCTTCTACGCCGGCCAGACCTTCGGCCTCGGACAGATCAACCCGCTGACGGCGCTGGAACTCTCCGATCTCGTCAGCCGCGTCTCGGGCTATCCCAAGCTCGACGAGAACGATGCGGGCGAGGTCTATGCCTCGATCATGGATCCCGACAAGTCGCTGGCCTACATGGCGGCCTCTATCAAGATGTCGATCGACGAGTATCGCAAGATCGCCGGTGTCGATATTTCCGGGAATCCCGGCATCACCGCGACGCTCTACAATACAGGCAATCCGCGCGAACGCGCCTATGAGCTGAAGGCGAGGGGTGCGGGCGCGCTTCCCGAAGAGAATTATTACGGCTGGCTGATCAACGATAAACTGGCCGAATTGGAAAGCCTGCTCTAA
- a CDS encoding DUF2628 domain-containing protein: MTRSYYVLTAPASTETDRDTKFIRDGFSWLAFLLPLPWLLVKRLWVIALAAVLVYLVTIYIAEQYRLDALPIAFTFVLSLWTALEGGHAQARSLERKGWQLERVIAADRLSDAEAIYFADEASSKRREPERPLPALPVRKALPASTNIAALGLFDPNGSR, encoded by the coding sequence ATGACCAGGAGCTATTATGTGCTGACTGCGCCGGCTTCTACAGAAACCGATCGCGACACGAAATTCATCCGCGACGGCTTCTCGTGGCTCGCCTTCCTGCTGCCGCTGCCCTGGCTGCTGGTGAAGCGGCTGTGGGTCATCGCGCTGGCCGCCGTGCTCGTCTATCTCGTAACGATATACATTGCCGAGCAATACCGGCTGGATGCCCTGCCCATCGCCTTCACTTTCGTGCTCAGCCTGTGGACCGCGCTTGAAGGCGGTCATGCGCAAGCCCGCTCGCTCGAGCGCAAGGGCTGGCAGCTCGAGCGCGTCATCGCCGCCGACCGGCTGAGCGATGCGGAAGCGATCTATTTCGCCGACGAAGCTTCCAGCAAGCGCCGCGAGCCTGAGCGGCCGCTGCCGGCCCTGCCGGTGCGCAAGGCGCTGCCCGCTTCGACCAACATAGCGGCACTCGGCCTGTTCGATCCGAACGGGAGCCGTTGA
- the hisB gene encoding imidazoleglycerol-phosphate dehydratase HisB, with translation MADQSAKRQATISRKTNETSISVSVNIDGTGTSKIKTGVGFFDHMLDQLSRHSLIDMEIEANGDLHVDDHHTVEDTGIAIGLAIAKALGDRRGITRYASLDLAMDETMTRAAVDVSGRPFLVWNVAFSAPKIGTFDTELVREFFQALAMNAGITLHIQNIYGANNHHISETCFKAVARVLRTATEIDPRQAGRIPSTKGTL, from the coding sequence ATGGCAGACCAAAGCGCCAAGCGCCAAGCGACGATCTCCCGCAAGACCAACGAGACCTCGATCTCGGTGAGTGTCAATATCGACGGCACCGGTACATCGAAGATCAAAACGGGGGTTGGCTTCTTCGACCATATGCTCGACCAGCTCTCGCGGCATTCGCTGATCGACATGGAGATCGAGGCGAATGGCGATCTTCACGTCGATGATCATCATACGGTCGAGGATACCGGCATCGCGATCGGCCTGGCAATCGCCAAGGCGCTCGGCGACCGGCGTGGCATCACCCGCTATGCCTCACTCGACCTTGCCATGGACGAGACGATGACGCGTGCGGCGGTAGATGTCTCCGGCCGGCCGTTCCTGGTCTGGAACGTTGCGTTTTCCGCCCCGAAGATCGGTACGTTCGATACCGAACTGGTGCGAGAATTCTTCCAGGCGCTTGCCATGAATGCCGGCATCACGCTGCATATCCAGAATATCTACGGCGCCAACAACCATCACATATCCGAGACCTGCTTCAAGGCAGTGGCCCGGGTGCTGAGGACGGCGACCGAGATCGATCCGCGCCAGGCCGGCCGCATCCCCTCGACCAAGGGAACGCTCTGA
- the hslV gene encoding ATP-dependent protease subunit HslV: MSEEHNPYGTMHATTIITVRKGGHVVMAGDGQVSLGQTVMKGNARKVRRLAKGEVIAGFAGATADAFTLLERLESKLEQYPGQLQRACVELAKDWRTDKYLRRLEAMMLVADKSITLAVTGNGDVLEPEHGTMAIGSGGNYAFAAARALMDSDKSAEEIARKAMGIAADICVYTNHNVVVETLDAA; this comes from the coding sequence ATGAGCGAAGAACACAATCCTTATGGAACGATGCATGCCACGACCATCATCACCGTCCGCAAGGGCGGCCACGTGGTGATGGCGGGCGATGGCCAGGTTTCGCTGGGCCAGACCGTGATGAAGGGCAATGCGCGCAAGGTGCGCCGGCTTGCCAAGGGCGAGGTGATCGCGGGCTTTGCGGGTGCCACCGCCGATGCCTTCACCCTGCTGGAACGGCTGGAATCCAAGCTGGAACAATATCCCGGCCAGTTGCAGCGCGCCTGCGTCGAGCTCGCCAAGGACTGGCGGACAGACAAATATCTGCGCCGGCTCGAGGCCATGATGCTGGTCGCCGACAAGTCGATCACGCTGGCCGTCACCGGCAATGGCGATGTGCTGGAACCTGAGCATGGCACGATGGCGATCGGTTCGGGCGGCAATTATGCCTTTGCCGCCGCCCGCGCGCTGATGGACAGCGACAAATCGGCCGAGGAAATCGCCCGCAAGGCAATGGGCATTGCCGCCGATATTTGTGTCTATACCAACCACAACGTCGTGGTGGAGACGCTGGATGCCGCCTGA
- the hisA gene encoding 1-(5-phosphoribosyl)-5-[(5-phosphoribosylamino)methylideneamino]imidazole-4-carboxamide isomerase — protein MILFPAIDLKDGQCVRLKLGDMEQATVYNPDPAAQAKAFEDQGFEWLHVVDLNGAFAGESVNGAAVEAILKATKNPVQLGGGIRTIAHIEAWLAKGLSRVILGTVAVRDPALVIEACKLFPAKVAVGIDAKRGKVAVEGWAEASELGIVELAKRFEGAGVAAIIYTDIDRDGILAGINWSSTLELARETSIPVIASGGLASLDDIRRLAEPDAAILEGAISGRALYDGRIDAGEALRILKSR, from the coding sequence ATGATCCTCTTCCCCGCGATCGACCTCAAGGACGGCCAGTGCGTGCGCCTCAAGCTCGGCGACATGGAGCAGGCGACCGTCTATAATCCCGATCCGGCGGCGCAGGCGAAGGCTTTCGAGGACCAGGGCTTCGAATGGCTGCATGTGGTGGACCTCAACGGCGCCTTCGCAGGCGAGAGTGTCAATGGCGCGGCGGTCGAGGCGATCCTCAAGGCGACCAAGAATCCCGTCCAGCTCGGCGGCGGCATCCGCACGATCGCCCATATCGAAGCCTGGCTGGCCAAGGGCCTCTCCCGCGTTATCCTCGGCACTGTTGCCGTGCGCGACCCCGCGCTGGTGATCGAGGCCTGCAAGCTTTTCCCCGCCAAGGTCGCCGTCGGCATCGACGCCAAGCGCGGCAAGGTTGCGGTCGAGGGCTGGGCGGAAGCCTCCGAACTCGGCATTGTTGAGCTGGCTAAGCGTTTCGAGGGCGCCGGTGTCGCGGCGATCATCTACACCGATATCGACCGCGACGGCATCCTCGCCGGCATCAACTGGAGTTCGACGCTGGAACTGGCGCGGGAGACGTCGATCCCGGTGATTGCCTCGGGCGGGCTAGCGTCGCTGGATGATATCAGGCGGTTGGCGGAGCCGGATGCCGCGATCCTCGAAGGCGCGATCTCGGGGCGGGCGCTCTATGATGGGCGGATTGATGCGGGTGAGGCGTTGAGGATATTGAAGAGTCGGTAA
- the hisH gene encoding imidazole glycerol phosphate synthase subunit HisH: protein MRVAIIDYGSGNLRSAVKAFERAARESGVEAEIELTDKADRVASADRIVLPGVGAYADCRRGLDAVPGMVEALCDVVETKARPFLGICVGMQLMSSRGLEKTITEGLGWIEGDVVLMTPDEPSLKIPQIGWNTLELQQQHPLFDGIPTGEDGLHAYFVHSYHLAAKNPEDVVATAGYGGPVTAFVARQNMAGAQFHPEKSQTLGLRLIANFLKWAP from the coding sequence ATGCGCGTCGCCATCATCGATTATGGTTCCGGCAACCTGCGTTCGGCGGTCAAGGCCTTCGAGCGCGCCGCGCGTGAAAGCGGCGTCGAGGCCGAAATCGAATTGACCGACAAGGCCGACCGCGTCGCCTCCGCCGACCGGATCGTATTGCCCGGCGTCGGCGCCTATGCCGATTGCCGCCGCGGCCTCGATGCCGTGCCCGGCATGGTCGAGGCCCTGTGCGACGTGGTGGAGACCAAAGCACGGCCATTCCTCGGCATCTGCGTCGGCATGCAGCTGATGAGTTCGCGCGGGCTGGAAAAGACCATCACCGAGGGCCTCGGCTGGATCGAGGGCGATGTCGTGCTTATGACGCCCGACGAGCCGAGCCTGAAGATCCCGCAGATCGGCTGGAATACGCTGGAACTGCAGCAACAGCATCCGCTGTTCGATGGCATCCCCACCGGCGAGGATGGTCTGCACGCCTATTTTGTCCATTCCTACCATCTCGCGGCGAAGAACCCGGAGGACGTGGTTGCGACGGCCGGCTACGGCGGCCCCGTCACTGCTTTCGTCGCGCGGCAAAACATGGCCGGCGCCCAGTTCCATCCAGAAAAGAGCCAGACGCTTGGGCTGAGGCTGATCGCGAATTTCCTGAAATGGGCGCCCTGA
- a CDS encoding cytochrome P450, whose protein sequence is MDARPEPFEPPAPIPRTIPPSRLEIIKVMFRNPLELWGKPSYTLPWLQVKFFGQLTTICHDPGLIKHILVDNAANYAMQPIRQLVLRPILRDGLLTAEGDVWKRSRKAMAPVFTPRHARGFAGQMLRKSEEFAERYVEPARNGAEINIATGMTELTYEILAETLFSGNIATGTDGFADRVDSLLGNMGRIDPMDLLLAPAWIPRVTRFSGRKALKAFRQIVSETMDARRAQMASGGHVPDDFLTLLLKIEGPDGLTRDEIEDNILTFIGAGHETTARALAWTLYCVAESPHFRVLMEEEIDRVLADGADPVDWLDLMPHVRAAFEEALRLYPPAPSINRAPVKDDTWTAENGTVLHLPAGESVLVMPWTLHRHELYWDRPRHFIPERFLPENRDKIGRFQYLPFGAGPRVCIGATFALQEAVIALAVLMKRYRFDVTENTTAWPVQRLTTQPLNGIVLRVSAR, encoded by the coding sequence ATGGACGCCAGGCCGGAGCCCTTCGAACCGCCGGCGCCGATCCCACGCACCATCCCGCCGTCGCGGCTGGAAATCATCAAGGTCATGTTCCGCAATCCCCTCGAACTCTGGGGGAAGCCGAGCTACACGCTGCCCTGGCTGCAGGTGAAGTTCTTCGGCCAGCTGACGACGATCTGTCATGATCCCGGCCTCATCAAGCACATCCTGGTCGACAATGCCGCCAACTACGCCATGCAGCCGATCCGCCAGCTGGTGCTGCGCCCGATCCTGCGCGACGGGTTGCTGACCGCGGAGGGCGACGTCTGGAAGCGCTCGCGCAAGGCGATGGCGCCGGTCTTCACGCCGCGCCATGCGCGAGGTTTTGCGGGCCAGATGCTGCGCAAGTCCGAGGAGTTCGCGGAGCGCTATGTTGAGCCGGCCAGGAATGGTGCCGAGATCAACATCGCAACCGGCATGACGGAACTCACTTACGAGATCCTCGCCGAGACGCTGTTCTCCGGCAATATCGCCACCGGCACGGATGGTTTCGCTGATCGCGTCGATTCACTGCTCGGCAATATGGGCCGCATCGATCCGATGGACCTGCTGCTGGCGCCTGCCTGGATCCCGCGTGTCACGCGCTTTTCGGGCCGCAAGGCGCTGAAGGCCTTCCGGCAGATCGTTTCCGAGACCATGGACGCGCGCCGAGCGCAGATGGCGTCGGGTGGCCACGTGCCGGATGATTTCCTGACGCTGCTCTTGAAGATCGAAGGCCCCGATGGGCTGACCCGCGACGAGATCGAGGACAATATCCTCACCTTCATCGGTGCGGGCCACGAGACGACAGCGCGCGCGCTGGCCTGGACGCTCTACTGCGTCGCCGAGAGCCCGCATTTCCGCGTGCTGATGGAAGAGGAGATCGACCGGGTGCTGGCCGATGGCGCCGATCCCGTCGACTGGCTCGATCTGATGCCGCATGTCCGCGCGGCCTTCGAGGAGGCCTTGCGCCTTTACCCGCCGGCGCCCTCGATCAACCGCGCGCCTGTCAAGGATGACACCTGGACCGCCGAGAACGGCACGGTCCTGCATCTGCCGGCCGGCGAATCAGTGCTGGTCATGCCCTGGACGTTGCACCGCCACGAACTCTACTGGGATCGGCCCAGGCATTTCATCCCCGAACGCTTCCTGCCTGAGAACCGCGACAAGATCGGCCGCTTCCAATACCTGCCGTTCGGTGCGGGTCCGCGCGTCTGCATCGGCGCGACTTTCGCGCTGCAGGAAGCGGTGATCGCGCTTGCGGTGCTGATGAAGCGCTACCGCTTCGACGTGACAGAAAATACGACCGCCTGGCCGGTGCAGCGGCTGACCACCCAGCCGCTCAACGGGATTGTCCTGCGGGTGTCGGCGCGCTGA
- a CDS encoding GNAT family N-acetyltransferase, whose protein sequence is MPPDSTRIGFVPVAPEHYPLLGEWLAAPHMREWWGDPEEELGYIRDMVEGRDTTRPFLIVLDGEPIGYIQYWFLGHHQNEQWTKDHPWLLELPSETVGVDLSIGDPAKLSQGIGSTALTAFVAMLRELGHQTIIIDPDPANVRAVRAYGKAGFTPVPELEGRTGDDVLIMQHHPKANEIS, encoded by the coding sequence ATGCCGCCTGATTCCACCAGGATCGGCTTTGTCCCTGTCGCGCCGGAGCATTATCCGCTGCTTGGCGAATGGCTCGCCGCGCCGCATATGCGGGAATGGTGGGGCGATCCCGAGGAAGAACTGGGCTATATCCGCGACATGGTGGAGGGCCGCGACACGACGCGTCCCTTCCTGATCGTGCTCGACGGCGAGCCCATCGGCTATATCCAGTACTGGTTCCTCGGCCATCACCAGAACGAGCAGTGGACGAAGGACCATCCGTGGCTGCTGGAGCTGCCCTCGGAGACCGTCGGCGTGGACCTCTCCATTGGCGATCCGGCGAAGCTCTCGCAGGGCATCGGCTCGACGGCGCTCACAGCCTTCGTCGCCATGCTGCGCGAACTGGGCCACCAGACCATCATCATCGATCCCGATCCGGCGAATGTCCGCGCTGTGCGAGCCTACGGGAAAGCGGGCTTCACGCCCGTGCCCGAACTCGAAGGCCGCACCGGCGACGACGTGCTGATCATGCAACATCATCCGAAAGCGAACGAGATATCATGA